From Cucumis melo cultivar AY chromosome 1, USDA_Cmelo_AY_1.0, whole genome shotgun sequence, a single genomic window includes:
- the LOC103499781 gene encoding uncharacterized protein LOC103499781: MASCSLRAVDIKVSKLDIRRGRVSTLQPCSLRNWIGRTPHQYSTLVISHSSQKALHACSSASPETQTVIKSETGSEEIKPSNLVSQLIPNLHEVETLLTNICDTSSIAEFELKLSGFNLRMVRSLKSENLPLPPAPAPAPDIQNTSSIPSDSNGLVKTSLALVKPEPVSSSPEGISRYVEKATDGGLSILVSPKVGVFRRSRTIKGKRAPPSCEENQVVKEGKVLCYIDQLGAEIPIESDISGEIVKILRKDGEPVGYGDPLIAVLPSFPGIKKLL, from the exons ATGGCGTCCT GCAGCTTGAGAGCTGTAGATATTAAAGTTTCAAAGTTGGATATTAGAAGGGGAAGAGTCTCTACATTACAACCTTGTAGCTTAAGAAATTGGATAGGAAGGACACCACATCAATATTCGACTTTGGTAATATCACATTCATCTCAGAAAGCTTTGCATGCATGTTCTAGTGCATCACCCGAGACCCAGA CCGTAATCAAATCCGAAACAGGTTCTGAAGAAATAAAACCTTCCAATTTGGTCAGCCAACTTATCCCAAATTTGCATGAG GTGGAAACCCTACTTACGAACATATGTGATACATCTTCGATCGCAGAGTTTGAATTGAAA CTCAGCGGATTCAATTTGCGGATGGTGAGGAGCTTAAAAAGCGAAAATTTACCTCTTCCCCCAGCTCCAGCTCCAGCTCCTGATATTCAAAATACAAGCTCTATACCATCAGATTCAAATGGATTGGTTAAAACATCGTTAGCTTTAGTCAAACCAGAACCTGTTTCTTCTTCTCCAGAGGGGATCTCCAGATATGTAGAGAAAGCAACAGATGGAGGCCTATCGATACTTGTATCTCCTAAA GTTGGGGTTTTCAGGCGGTCTCGAACCATAAAAGGCAAGCGTGCTCCACCATCCTGTGAAGAG AACCAGGTAGTAAAGGAAGGTAAAGTACTTTGTTACATTGATCAGTTAGGTGCCGAGATCCCCATCGAG TCTGACATATCCGGAGAAATCGTGAAGATACTACGCAAGGACGGTG AGCCTGTTGGATATGGCGATCCTCTTATAGCTGTTCTGCCTTCATTTCCTGGAATAAAGAAGCTTCTGTAG
- the LOC103499780 gene encoding transcription initiation factor TFIID subunit 15-like has protein sequence MNRPGDWNCRSCQHLNFQRRECCQRCGEFKLGGGPELGVFSGRAGRSSSYGGGIAYSPGSDVRPGDWYCGVTNCGTHNFANRSTCFKCGAFKDESAASATGGGGGGGGFDFDVTCRAFRSFGNASSRGAPSPWMSGDWICSRLGCNVHNFASRMECFRCNAPRDSF, from the exons ATGAACAGGCCGGGGGATTGGAACTGCAGATCATGCCAGCACCTGAACTTCCAACGGCGGGAGTGCTGTCAACGCTGTGGGGAATTCAAATTAGGAGGGGGGCCTGAATTAGGGGTGTTTTCCGGCAGAGCGGGAAGGTCATCGTCCTACGGCGGAGGGATTGCTTATTCGCCGGGATCCGACGTCCGCCCCGGTGACTGGTACTGCGGAGTCACCAATTGTGGGACTCACAACTTTGCCAACCGGTCCACTTGTTTCAAATGCGGTGCGTTTAAGGATGAGTCAGCAGCATCTGCGAcgggaggaggaggaggaggaggagggtTTGATTTTGATGTGACGTGTCGCGCATTCAGAAGCTTTGGTAATGCCTCGTCACGTGGTGCCCCTTCTCCTTGGATGTCTGGTGATTGGATTTGTTCCAG GTTAGGATGCAACGTACATAACTTTGCAAGTAGAATGGAATGTTTTAGATGCAATGCTCCAAGAGACTCGTTTTAA
- the LOC103499779 gene encoding late embryogenesis abundant protein 1, translating into MASHQDNLSHKAGETVGQAQVKKDEMMNQPTAHDQSATQTASDLKDQAANFLQQTGEQVKNMAQGAAEAVKNTLGMNTDNTSNPNSNNPTNNPTTNPSNNPTTNPSNNPTTNPSNNPTNNPSTRI; encoded by the exons ATGGCAAGCCATCAGGATAATCTTAGCCACAAGGCTGGTGAGACCGTTGGCCAAGCTCAG GTAAAGAAAGATGAGATGATGAACCAACCCACTGCTCACGACCAATCTGCTACCCAAACTGCGTCTGATCTCAAGGACCAAGCTGCAAATTTCCTTCAACAG ACTGGAGAGCAAGTGAAGAACATGGCTCAAGGAGCCGCTGAGGCAGTGAAGAACACACTTGGGATGAACACTGATAACACTTCAAACCCCAACAGCAACAATCCAACCAACAACCCTACCACCAATCCATCCAACAACCCTACCACCAATCCATCCAACAACCCTACCACCAATCCATCCAACAACCCTACCAACAATCCATCCACTAGAATTTAA
- the LOC103499778 gene encoding late embryogenesis abundant protein D-7: protein MASHNQSYRAGETKGRAEEKTNQAMGTMGEKAREAKEKTYETGRAVKDKAHGAADSTKEWASDTAQAGREKAQTGKETTGGILEQTGEKVKSMAQGAAEAVKSTFGMASQNDDDVDKGTTDNTTYRRV, encoded by the exons atggcATCTCACAATCAGAGCTATAGAGCTGGTGAAACCAAGGGACGAGCTGAG GAGAAAACTAATCAAGCGATGGGTACAATGGGGGAGAAGGCCCGAGAAGCAAAGGAGAAAACATACGAGACAGGGCGGGCCGTAAAGGACAAGGCCCATGGAGCAGCGGACTCAACAAAAGAATGGGCCTCAGATACGGCCCAAGCGGGGCGTGAGAAGGCCCAAACGGGAAAAGAAACGACGGGAGGGATTCTGGAGCAGACAGGAGAGAAAGTGAAGAGCATGGCACAAGGAGCAGCGGAAGCAGTTAAAAGCACTTTTGGTATGGCCTCCCAGAATGATGATGATGTGGACAAAGGCACTACCGATAACACCACTTATCGTAGGGTTTAG
- the LOC103499777 gene encoding uncharacterized protein LOC103499777 isoform X1: MKKEILKSPPITAFTPDGDYLAIFSSNGTLKIWSTRDGSLLAEWKDLDGKDDFGYSCMACCLLGKKRKSSYCVVAIGTNNGDVLAVNASNGEKKWASAGCHPGGVIGLSFANEGRRLHTVGSNGMASEMDTETGNIIKEFKASKKSISSSAFSLDEKYLAVAGKKLKILSADDGDELIVHPDKLDPVKLVSISDDAKTIITSELGAKHLQVWWCDMSAGKFSRGPVLSMNHPPFVSECRNVSNQEDSVVVLSVSVSGAAYLWKLKVLSEDEVIPTKVSVKANDNQSAEENHGSAKKNRVSVLASRIHRIGDNEVSVLVTHGSVDLPQHSLLDIGYTVKEDANTAHENKTLQQNDGVSEQGPHEIEQVITPKSKKSKKKRAASDLDSPTAGDVSDVGNGDASDVVFNDDLNEPSMGEKLASLNLADQNEDGGREQEDPSVPVIPPSADSVQVLLKQALHADDHALLLECLYTKDDKVISKSIAQLNSSDVLKLLHSVISFIQSRGAILVCALPWLRGLLLQHASKIMSQESSLLALNSLYQLIEARISTFQSALLLSSSLDFLYTGVLDEEENDNDAIVPIIYEEEDSDENETGDEMETDEDDERDEVEAFDDLSAGEVDDDMSE, from the exons ATGAAGAAGGAAATTCTTAAATCGCCGCCTATCACAGCTTTCACTCCCGACGGCGATTATCTCGCTATCTTCTCCTCAAATGGAACTCTTAAG ATTTGGAGTACTCGTGATGGGAGTTTACTGGCAGAGTGGAAGGACCTAGATGGAAAAGATGATTTTGGTTATTCCTGTATGGCATGCTGTCTTTTGGGGAAAAAG CGTAAAAGCAGTTATTGTGTAGTTGCTATTGGTACCAATAATGGGGATGTGTTGGCTGTGAATGCTTCAAATGGAGAGAAGAAGTGGGCCTCTGCAGGCTGCCATCCTGG TGGAGTTATTGGCCTTTCTTTTGCGAACGAAGGCCGTAGACTGCATACAGTTGGAAGTAATGGAATGGCCTCTGAGATGGACACTGAAACCGGAAACATTATCAAAGAGTTCAAAGCTTCGAAAAAATCAATATCTTCTTCAGCCTTTTCACTTG ATGAGAAGTACTTAGCTGTAGCTGGTAAAAAGTTGAAGATTTTAAGCGCAGATGACGGGGATGAGCTTATTGTGCACCCTGATAAATTG GATCCTGTGAAGCTTGTTTCTATATCTGATGATGCTAAAACAATAATTACGTCAGAACTTGGAGCCAAACATCTTCAAGTATGGTGGTGTGATATGAGTGCGGGAAAATTTAGTAGAGGTCCTGTTCTGTCCATGAATCATCCTCCATTTGTCTCAGAATGCAGAAATGTTAGCAATCAAGAAGACAGCGTAGTTGTCTTGTCAGTATCAGTATCAGGTGCAGCTTATTTATGGAAATTAAAGGTACTATCTGAGGACGAGGTTATTCCAACTAAAGTCTCTGTAAAAGCTAATGACAACCAATCAGCTGAGGAAAACCATGGCAGTGCTAAGAAGAATCGAGTTTCCGTCCTTGCTTCCAGAATACATCGTATAGGAGACAATGAAGTATCAGTTCTTGTTACTCATGGCTCCGTGGACCTACCACAACATAGTCTTTTAGATATTGGTTATACCGTGAAGGAAGATGCAAATACTGCACATGAGAATAAAACACTCCAACAAAATGATGGCGTTTCTGAACAAG GTCCCCATGAGATCGAACAAGTGATTACGCCTAAAAGCaagaaaagcaaaaagaaaagagCAGCATCTGATCTTGATAGTCCGACCGCTGGAGATGTCAGTGATGTTG GCAATGGAGATGCTTCTGATGTTGTATTTAATGATGATTTAAATGAGCCATCCATGGGAGAGAAACTTGCGAGTTTGAATTTGGCGGACCAGAATGAGGATGGAGGTCGTGAACAAGAAGATCCTTCCGTTCCTGTAATACCACCAAGTGCAGACTCTGTTCAGGTTTTGCTTAAGCAAGCGCTACATGCAGACGATCATGCCCTTTTGCTAGAATGCTTATATACCAAGGATGATAAG gttatttcaaaatcaatagCACAATTAAACTCATCTGATGTTCTCAAGCTTTTGCACTCTGTAATATCCTTTATCCAGTCAAG AGGGGCAATTCTTGTATGCGCCCTTCCATGGCTTAGAGGCTTACTTCTCCAACATGCTAGCAAAATCATGTCCCAAGAATCTTCTCTCCTCGCTTTGAACTCTCTATACCAG CTCATTGAAGCTAGAATTTCAACTTTCCAATCCGCTCTACTGCTATCAAGTAGCTTAGACTTCCTCTACACAGGG GTCCTGGACGAGGAGGAGAATGATAATGACGCCATTGTACCGATTATCTACGAGGAGGAAGATAGCGACGAAAATGAAACAGGCGATGAAATGGAAACTGATGAAGATGATGAAAGGGATGAAGTAGAAGCCTTTGACGATCTTAGTGCTGGTGAAGTTGATGATGACATGAGTGAATGA
- the LOC103499777 gene encoding uncharacterized protein LOC103499777 isoform X3: MLQMERRSGPLQAAILGRRLHTVGSNGMASEMDTETGNIIKEFKASKKSISSSAFSLDEKYLAVAGKKLKILSADDGDELIVHPDKLDPVKLVSISDDAKTIITSELGAKHLQVWWCDMSAGKFSRGPVLSMNHPPFVSECRNVSNQEDSVVVLSVSVSGAAYLWKLKVLSEDEVIPTKVSVKANDNQSAEENHGSAKKNRVSVLASRIHRIGDNEVSVLVTHGSVDLPQHSLLDIGYTVKEDANTAHENKTLQQNDGVSEQGPHEIEQVITPKSKKSKKKRAASDLDSPTAGDVSDVGNGDASDVVFNDDLNEPSMGEKLASLNLADQNEDGGREQEDPSVPVIPPSADSVQVLLKQALHADDHALLLECLYTKDDKVISKSIAQLNSSDVLKLLHSVISFIQSRGAILVCALPWLRGLLLQHASKIMSQESSLLALNSLYQLIEARISTFQSALLLSSSLDFLYTGVLDEEENDNDAIVPIIYEEEDSDENETGDEMETDEDDERDEVEAFDDLSAGEVDDDMSE; the protein is encoded by the exons ATGCTTCAAATGGAGAGAAGAAGTGGGCCTCTGCAGGCTGCCATCCTGG GCCGTAGACTGCATACAGTTGGAAGTAATGGAATGGCCTCTGAGATGGACACTGAAACCGGAAACATTATCAAAGAGTTCAAAGCTTCGAAAAAATCAATATCTTCTTCAGCCTTTTCACTTG ATGAGAAGTACTTAGCTGTAGCTGGTAAAAAGTTGAAGATTTTAAGCGCAGATGACGGGGATGAGCTTATTGTGCACCCTGATAAATTG GATCCTGTGAAGCTTGTTTCTATATCTGATGATGCTAAAACAATAATTACGTCAGAACTTGGAGCCAAACATCTTCAAGTATGGTGGTGTGATATGAGTGCGGGAAAATTTAGTAGAGGTCCTGTTCTGTCCATGAATCATCCTCCATTTGTCTCAGAATGCAGAAATGTTAGCAATCAAGAAGACAGCGTAGTTGTCTTGTCAGTATCAGTATCAGGTGCAGCTTATTTATGGAAATTAAAGGTACTATCTGAGGACGAGGTTATTCCAACTAAAGTCTCTGTAAAAGCTAATGACAACCAATCAGCTGAGGAAAACCATGGCAGTGCTAAGAAGAATCGAGTTTCCGTCCTTGCTTCCAGAATACATCGTATAGGAGACAATGAAGTATCAGTTCTTGTTACTCATGGCTCCGTGGACCTACCACAACATAGTCTTTTAGATATTGGTTATACCGTGAAGGAAGATGCAAATACTGCACATGAGAATAAAACACTCCAACAAAATGATGGCGTTTCTGAACAAG GTCCCCATGAGATCGAACAAGTGATTACGCCTAAAAGCaagaaaagcaaaaagaaaagagCAGCATCTGATCTTGATAGTCCGACCGCTGGAGATGTCAGTGATGTTG GCAATGGAGATGCTTCTGATGTTGTATTTAATGATGATTTAAATGAGCCATCCATGGGAGAGAAACTTGCGAGTTTGAATTTGGCGGACCAGAATGAGGATGGAGGTCGTGAACAAGAAGATCCTTCCGTTCCTGTAATACCACCAAGTGCAGACTCTGTTCAGGTTTTGCTTAAGCAAGCGCTACATGCAGACGATCATGCCCTTTTGCTAGAATGCTTATATACCAAGGATGATAAG gttatttcaaaatcaatagCACAATTAAACTCATCTGATGTTCTCAAGCTTTTGCACTCTGTAATATCCTTTATCCAGTCAAG AGGGGCAATTCTTGTATGCGCCCTTCCATGGCTTAGAGGCTTACTTCTCCAACATGCTAGCAAAATCATGTCCCAAGAATCTTCTCTCCTCGCTTTGAACTCTCTATACCAG CTCATTGAAGCTAGAATTTCAACTTTCCAATCCGCTCTACTGCTATCAAGTAGCTTAGACTTCCTCTACACAGGG GTCCTGGACGAGGAGGAGAATGATAATGACGCCATTGTACCGATTATCTACGAGGAGGAAGATAGCGACGAAAATGAAACAGGCGATGAAATGGAAACTGATGAAGATGATGAAAGGGATGAAGTAGAAGCCTTTGACGATCTTAGTGCTGGTGAAGTTGATGATGACATGAGTGAATGA
- the LOC103499777 gene encoding uncharacterized protein LOC103499777 isoform X2 — MLQMERRSGPLQAAILVIGLSFANEGRRLHTVGSNGMASEMDTETGNIIKEFKASKKSISSSAFSLDEKYLAVAGKKLKILSADDGDELIVHPDKLDPVKLVSISDDAKTIITSELGAKHLQVWWCDMSAGKFSRGPVLSMNHPPFVSECRNVSNQEDSVVVLSVSVSGAAYLWKLKVLSEDEVIPTKVSVKANDNQSAEENHGSAKKNRVSVLASRIHRIGDNEVSVLVTHGSVDLPQHSLLDIGYTVKEDANTAHENKTLQQNDGVSEQGPHEIEQVITPKSKKSKKKRAASDLDSPTAGDVSDVGNGDASDVVFNDDLNEPSMGEKLASLNLADQNEDGGREQEDPSVPVIPPSADSVQVLLKQALHADDHALLLECLYTKDDKVISKSIAQLNSSDVLKLLHSVISFIQSRGAILVCALPWLRGLLLQHASKIMSQESSLLALNSLYQLIEARISTFQSALLLSSSLDFLYTGVLDEEENDNDAIVPIIYEEEDSDENETGDEMETDEDDERDEVEAFDDLSAGEVDDDMSE, encoded by the exons ATGCTTCAAATGGAGAGAAGAAGTGGGCCTCTGCAGGCTGCCATCCTGG TTATTGGCCTTTCTTTTGCGAACGAAGGCCGTAGACTGCATACAGTTGGAAGTAATGGAATGGCCTCTGAGATGGACACTGAAACCGGAAACATTATCAAAGAGTTCAAAGCTTCGAAAAAATCAATATCTTCTTCAGCCTTTTCACTTG ATGAGAAGTACTTAGCTGTAGCTGGTAAAAAGTTGAAGATTTTAAGCGCAGATGACGGGGATGAGCTTATTGTGCACCCTGATAAATTG GATCCTGTGAAGCTTGTTTCTATATCTGATGATGCTAAAACAATAATTACGTCAGAACTTGGAGCCAAACATCTTCAAGTATGGTGGTGTGATATGAGTGCGGGAAAATTTAGTAGAGGTCCTGTTCTGTCCATGAATCATCCTCCATTTGTCTCAGAATGCAGAAATGTTAGCAATCAAGAAGACAGCGTAGTTGTCTTGTCAGTATCAGTATCAGGTGCAGCTTATTTATGGAAATTAAAGGTACTATCTGAGGACGAGGTTATTCCAACTAAAGTCTCTGTAAAAGCTAATGACAACCAATCAGCTGAGGAAAACCATGGCAGTGCTAAGAAGAATCGAGTTTCCGTCCTTGCTTCCAGAATACATCGTATAGGAGACAATGAAGTATCAGTTCTTGTTACTCATGGCTCCGTGGACCTACCACAACATAGTCTTTTAGATATTGGTTATACCGTGAAGGAAGATGCAAATACTGCACATGAGAATAAAACACTCCAACAAAATGATGGCGTTTCTGAACAAG GTCCCCATGAGATCGAACAAGTGATTACGCCTAAAAGCaagaaaagcaaaaagaaaagagCAGCATCTGATCTTGATAGTCCGACCGCTGGAGATGTCAGTGATGTTG GCAATGGAGATGCTTCTGATGTTGTATTTAATGATGATTTAAATGAGCCATCCATGGGAGAGAAACTTGCGAGTTTGAATTTGGCGGACCAGAATGAGGATGGAGGTCGTGAACAAGAAGATCCTTCCGTTCCTGTAATACCACCAAGTGCAGACTCTGTTCAGGTTTTGCTTAAGCAAGCGCTACATGCAGACGATCATGCCCTTTTGCTAGAATGCTTATATACCAAGGATGATAAG gttatttcaaaatcaatagCACAATTAAACTCATCTGATGTTCTCAAGCTTTTGCACTCTGTAATATCCTTTATCCAGTCAAG AGGGGCAATTCTTGTATGCGCCCTTCCATGGCTTAGAGGCTTACTTCTCCAACATGCTAGCAAAATCATGTCCCAAGAATCTTCTCTCCTCGCTTTGAACTCTCTATACCAG CTCATTGAAGCTAGAATTTCAACTTTCCAATCCGCTCTACTGCTATCAAGTAGCTTAGACTTCCTCTACACAGGG GTCCTGGACGAGGAGGAGAATGATAATGACGCCATTGTACCGATTATCTACGAGGAGGAAGATAGCGACGAAAATGAAACAGGCGATGAAATGGAAACTGATGAAGATGATGAAAGGGATGAAGTAGAAGCCTTTGACGATCTTAGTGCTGGTGAAGTTGATGATGACATGAGTGAATGA
- the LOC103499776 gene encoding geranylgeranyl transferase type-2 subunit beta 1, which produces MGELATEKHVQYILSVEKRKDDFQSVVMEHLRMNGAYWGLTALDILGKLNIVDADEVVSWVMSCQHESGGFAGNVGHDPHILYTLSAVQVLALFDKLDVLDVDKVTNYVVGLQNEDGSFSGDIWGEVDSRFSYIAILCLSLLHQLDKINVEKAVNFVVSCKNMDGGFGCTPGGESHSGQIFCCVGALALTGSLHHVDKDLLGWWLCERQVKSGGLNGRPEKLPDVCYSWWVLSSLIMIDRVHWINKEKLIKFILDCQDTENGGISDRPDDAVDVYHTYFGIAGLSLLEYPSLKAIDPAYALPVDVVNRIRLGKRHAI; this is translated from the exons ATGGGGGAACTGGCAACTGAGAAGCATGTTCAATACATATTATCTGTTGAAAAG AGAAAGGATGATTTTCAATCTGTGGTGATGGAACATCTAAGGATGAATGGTGCATACTGGGGGCTGACTGCACTGGATATTCTTGGAAAGCTCAATATTGTTGATGCTGATGAAGTTGTTTCATGGGTAATGTCATGCCAGCACGAGTCAG GTGGTTTTGCTGGCAATGTTGGACATGATCCGCACATACTTTACACCCTTAGTGCTGTGCAAGTTTTAGCTCTTTTTGACAAGCTGGATGTTTTAGATGTTGATAAGGTGACAAATT ATGTCGTTGGCCTTCAAAATGAAGATGGCTCCTTTTCCGGGGATATTTGGGGTGAAGTTGATTCGAG ATTTTCATATATTGCAATTTTATGCTTATCGTTGTTACATCAATTGGATAAAATCAATGTTGAGAAGGCTGTGAACTTCGTCGTTAGTTGCAAAAATATGGATGGTGGTTTTGGCTGTACACCTGGTGGAGAGTCACATTCTGGGCAAA TTTTCTGTTGTGTTGGCGCTCTTGCTCTTACGGGGTCTCTTCACCATGTTGACAAGGATCTTCTTGGCTGGTGGTTGTGTGAGCGGCAAGTTAAATCTGGAGGTCTTAATGGTCGCCCTGAAAAACTCCCTGAT GTCTGCTATTCATGGTGGGTTCTTTCTAGCTTGATCATGATTGACAGGGTCCACTGGATTAATAAGGAAAAACTGATCAAGTTCATCTTAGACTGCCAG GATACCGAAAATGGAGGAATTTCAGATAGACCAGATGATGCTGTTGATGTCTATCACACATACTTTGGAATAGCAG GACTTTCACTTCTTGAATATCCATCGTTGAAAGCCATAGATCCAGCATACGCTTTACCAGTCGATGTGGTGAATAGGATTCGTCTTGGGAAAAGGCATGCTATCTAA
- the LOC103499775 gene encoding uncharacterized protein LOC103499775, whose protein sequence is MPKIRRARSLSLEKSRTSPYQVSQNHADSLESAQNVKEWEEARCPICMEHPHNAVLLKCSSHDRGCRPYMCKTSYRHSNCFDQFCKLYGQIPLITELQDIPSTHVVSHRQMVECPPAGQYGHGRNQLASEFVCPLCRGSIYGYIVVEPARLFMNSKVRSCSSENCDFSGTYSELRKHARSEHPNVRPSEVDPMRHRDWIRWQRERDFEDIVSLVQSNYAVDSDGESFTRAIRFWTSSFGTEMYDSPMDLLSDSMLDALRDFESLQNRMENVQRDLNSNNFTSVGNNSLLETRPYSQYARRRDFASFHRHATQLHGQNQRQRVVESMYQSPRLRWRSQTSFDRHQRSFEGTSRTPEPRRQYGSMYKSSPRASRLRWRNQRWLSSSLPSRNER, encoded by the exons ATGCCAAAGATTAGAAGGGCACGCTCTTTGTCACTGGAAAAAAGTAGGACATCTCCTTATCAAGTCAGCCAAAATCATGCCGATTCTTTAGAATCAGCTCAAAATGTTAAAGAATGGGAGGAAGCTAGGTGCCCCATCTGCATGGAACATCCCCACAATGCTGTTCTTTTAAAATGTTCCTCTCATGATAGAGGTTGCAGGCCTTATATGTGCAAAACCAGCTACCGCCACTCGAATTGCTTTGATCAATTCTGTAAGTTATATGGACAAATCCCTTTAATTACCGAATTGCAAGACATTCCTTCTACACATGTAGTCTCTCACAGACAAATGGTTGAATGTCCACCTGCTGGACAATATGGACATGGTAGGAATCAGCTTGCATCGGAGTTTGTTTGCCCGCTTTGTCGGGGCAGTATATATGGCTATATTGTAGTTGAGCCTGCTCGCCTGTTTATGAATTCCAAAGTAAGGAGTTGTTCATCAGAAAATTGTGATTTTAGCGGCACGTATTCTGAactcaggaagcatgccaggtcTGAACATCCGAATGTTCGACCATCAGAGGTGGACCCAATGCGTCACCGTGATTGGATAAGATGGCAGCGTGAAAGGGATTTTGAGGATATTGTTAGTCTAGTGCAGTCTAACTATGCTGTAGACAGTGATGGAGAAAGTTTTACAAGGGCTATTAGGTTTTGGACGTCATCCTTTGGTACTGAAATGTATGATTCGCCCATGGACTTGCTTTCAGACAGTATGTTGGATGCTTTGAGAGACTTTGAGTCATTGCAAAACAGAATGGAGAATGTGCAACGTGATCTCAATTCGAATAATTTCACCAGTGTAGGAAACAATTCGTTGTTGGAGACTAGACCCTATTCCCAATACGCACGAAGGCGGGATTTTGCCTCATTTCATCGTCATGCTACTCAGCTGCATGGACAGAACCAACGTCAACGGGTGGTGGAGAGTATGTACCAATCCCCGCGATTGCGTTGGCGAAGTCAGACTTCATTTGATAGACACCAAAGATCATTTGAGGGTACATCACGCACCCCTGAACCACGTAGGCAATACGGAAGCATGTACAAAAGTTCTCCTCGTGCTTCCCGGCTTCGTTGGCGAAATCAGAGGTGGTTGTCGTCATCGCTGCCAAGCCGCAACGAGAG GTGA
- the LOC103499774 gene encoding uncharacterized protein LOC103499774: MALGLILGLGRVMRRKRTSSLDILSSKRAPRDYYKGKNCKPTGFHTRKGGYVVVPEKLPNYVVPDLSDFKLKPYVSQCPIELNTSDNTESAKS; this comes from the exons ATGGCGTTGGGACTAATATTGGGACTCGGAAGAGTAATGCGGAGGAAGCGTACATCTTCTCTCGACATTCTTTCATCTAAACGAGCTCCACGAGATTACTACAAGGGCAAGAATTGCAAGCCTACTGGTTTTCATACACGCAAAG GTGGATATGTGGTGGTGCCAGAGAAACTGCCTAACTATGTCGTCCCTGATTTGTCTGATTTCAAG CTCAAGCCTTATGTATCTCAATGCCCCATAGAACTTAATACAAGTGACAACACTGAATCAGCTAAATCATAA